The following nucleotide sequence is from Zea mays cultivar B73 chromosome 1, Zm-B73-REFERENCE-NAM-5.0, whole genome shotgun sequence.
AAATATTAAATATTTTGTTACACTAAACGTAGAACAATAGTCCCCCTGAACCAGGAACATTGTAATTCTCAATAAAAAATGGTATGAAATCACAAGTAATTGTTTTTCATGCTCCAACAAAAGCTAATAAAGAGTACACGCTTCATTATCTCATGAAAAAATTGAACAAACTGACTGAAGGCCTAGCGCCCACACTCTGAACAAACCGAAAGCAACTAACTCTCAAGACACGGTGATGGCATGGAGTTACAGTTTGTAAACAAATAAACAATCCCAATAAACCCAAACCTTCAAACCACCCAATCATCTGTTCATAGGGTTGTCCTTTTACAGTTTTACTAGGGAGTAACGAAGCATATTTCATGCTTCTTTGCTCTATGCCGGTCGACCGTTCCGCTTAAGAAGAACTAGAATCAGCTAAAGAGATCGAAAATGTCCACGCTTTAGTAATCCTTGTCGTTTGGATATTTTGGAAAGAAACAAACAAGCAGAGTTTTATGGGCATGAGCAAACGTTGCAACTATCACTTTAGACTAGGATATGCAAGAAACCATTTGTCAACACAAATATACAATCTCAGGCATTGGTATTCTAGTTTTTTTTTTCATTATAATGGTACCATTGATACCTTAGTTTTCATACATGCATAACTATATGGCGGCTCTGCAAACCTCAAGGCAATGTGTGTTTCCTTCTTTAAAGCGTTAATCGTGAACTCTTAACCACACTGCATCGCAACCTGCCTCAAGCAAGTTTTTTGCACACCGTTTGAACACCATGGATGGCGTTGTCATTATTGCTATTGAAAATGTAGGGCGGCCTCAGAAGACAACTGGCTTTGTGAGGTATGTATGTAATAAACATATATAGAAACACAGTTTAGGCTTTGTTTAGATATTCTAGTATTGGCCTTAATCTACATGTGTTGAGGTGGATTGatgtgtaaattagtttaagttataCCCAATCCAtctcaatacatgtggattggGGTCAATATTAGAATACCCAAACTAGGTCTTATTGGGTTTTTGCCCACTGATTGAACTTTGAACAATGAACACCGTGGATGGCTTTTGGGGTGGATTTTTTTATCTCTACTTCAGTTAGAGCAGTACACAGTTTAATTTGGATTAATCACGATCCTAATATTCCAGTTTAGATTATAGATTCTTTTTACTGTTTTCAGAAGTTGTTCTTTTTTGAAATTATAGATGTAGGCCACAATACATTGTGAACCATCATTGACAAACATTTATGTACAAGCCTGTGATGATTGCGGTATAAATGTCTATCCATGCATCAATTTATGAGCTAATATGTTCTTTATCCGAAACATCATGGAAGGCACGTAGTACTTGGTTTTTTTGAACTACACTAGTATTTTTGTAATTCTAAAATTTCTTACGAGCCATTTGAATCTATTCATTTTGGAGAAATTTGAATTTACTTAATAAAGTAGTCTATTTGGCTTAGAAtttaacattccaccactttccaaagctcAAGTGTAAacttatctcaaattcatgagtAGAGTATGGAAAATGATTTTATGTATCAACGAAATATGTTTCTACTCTGCAACTTATAAGACTCTCTTCAGATCACTCCTCTATGGTAAAAATGAAACATATAAATATCTCTCACATATTGTTAATCTTTACTATTCCTTAAGATGCTAACGAGGGCGTCCACACCACCTCACCACGCGGCTCCGCCCTCCTCCCCCCGCTAATCACCACGCGCACGCGACCCCGTCTTCGTCCCCCGTTAATCTCGTCGCGGCATCGATGGCTCCGCCCTCACCCTCCCCCCAACCTGTCCACGCCCGCGCGGCCTCCCTCGCACCCCACCTCAATCTCCTACGGATGTCCCCGCATCTCGCGGCCGCCGTGCCCATGCGCCATCGCCCTTCCCCGTCGTGCCCCCCGTACCCCCATGCTCGCAACTGCCAACACATGGCTACCTCCATGGCCGCCGCCTTCACTCGCTATCTCTCCTCACCCTTCCCTGTACCGCATCCACCGGATCTAGGAGCACGGCGTCGCGTGGAAGCCCGTGCCATACCCGCAGGCCCGCCACCCACCTCCCCTGGCGTGCAACAGCTTTCGCGCTCCCCCTGCCCCCGCCATGCCCGCACTGGATCTGCAAAACATCCGCCGCTGGCACACTCCTCAGGTGCGGCGGCTGCACTGCACAGCCGGTTCGTCACCAAGCTCCTCAATGACCTTTTCGGAGTCCAGTCCAGGGGTGACTGCGCGTGCGCGGTACGGCCCGCGCTCCTCGGCGTCGGCGAGGACCTCGCGCTACGCATCCGTGACGCCATCGTTAAGGGCTACCACGGCATGAAGCCTGGGTGGACGCGGTTCAGGTTGGCCTACTACCTATCCCACGACGAGTTCTTCAAATGCCCGCTCAGTAGTGTACCACAATAATTTCCTTTCCTATTTTGACATCTGTATGGCTTTAACAGATTTTAAGAACTGAGAATTGATTCTCTACTATATTTGTGTTTTAGTTTCTACTAGCAAACTCGTATGTTTCTAGCAACAGATGTTTTCCTGCCACTATCATTATCATTTGGCAAAAGGATAGCAAATACCATGTTGCTAACTTTCCCCACAATCCTagtaatatataactccaaaggtGAACTTAGGAACCAAGTTTGTTCAATTGTGTGTTCACAGAATGCTCCTGTTCTTTCTGAAATGTCATCACAGACAACACCAGTTCCAATTTGTTTGCCCCTACTAATCACTGTGAAGTGTCAAATTGCATAAGACAATTTTTTTCAGATGAAGAGCATCTCCATAGATGGAATGCCACATGTTGGGTAGACCAACTAAACACAATTAATTTTTTTCAGTTTTAGAACATGATGAAGTCATGTTCTGGTGTCAATTTCTAATTTTCTATGTTTGACGCTTTGAGCTGGCTTCCAAGTTGGAATACTATAATTCAGGTGGAATGACAGGTACATGCGACTTAGTTGTATTGACAGGTACATGCGACTTAGTTGTATTTGACACCATTGACAGAAAAGGAGGGTTGTGATGGCGCCTGTGTCTAGGATAAATCTGTTTATTTCTGTTAGATGAGGGATTTATTTAGACAATTGAGATTGATGATTACAGTAGCATGTTTTTAAAGGAGGTCAGATGAGCATATGATTGGTTAAAACATTCAAGTTTTTTTTATCGTTATGTGCTTGCTTAAGATGTTACTTCTGTTTAGCGTAGTCTTAATTGAAAACAACCTTCCTACACACTTAGGTGTTGCTACCTTTCTTACACAATAATGACACTTCACCTGTTGACACTTCCTACACACTTATTTGACACCATTGTAGTAGCTAAAAATGTCAGTAGTGTACCACAATAATTTCCTTTCCTATTTTGACATCCGTATGGCTTTAACAGATTTTAAGAACTGAGAATTGATTCTACTATATTTGTGTTTTAGTTTCTACTAGCAAACTCGTATGTTTCTAGCAACATATGTTTTCCTGCCACTGTCATTATCCCTGGTTTAGTTGAATTTTCAAAGATGAAGCAAAAGGTGTTTTCGAAAAAAAATCTCATTTTTGTTAGGGCAGACCTAGAAATAAGACCAAAGTAAAGCAATGAAGCTGCAATTAATTAGATAATGCTACATTCATGCTTTTATATTTTGACAATGAAGTTGTTCTTATCTTGAAAATGCCTCCCTCCACCGCATTCACGGAGAGTATGCTTATCTTTCCTAGGTGTGCGGTAATATTAGGCTATCAACTTGTCAATACTTCAACTGTCTGAACATCCTTTCAGGTAGCTCACATTTGGATATTATCGCCAATTGCAGACTGGATTTCAGGCCGAAGTGTTAGGTCTGTTGCTGTGGTGCTAGCGTAGGGATTCGTCACGAAGCCAGAGTCGCTGCCCGACGGGACAACGGACCTGATGATCTGGTAATGCACCATCCCGACACTACTTGTGCAGAATCTACCCAAATATGATTGCA
It contains:
- the LOC103631976 gene encoding uncharacterized protein, whose protein sequence is MAPPSPSPQPVHARAASLAPHLNLLRMSPHLAAAVPMRHRPSPSCPPYPHARNCQHMATSMAAAFTRYLSSPFPVPHPPDLGARRRVEARAIPAGPPPTSPGVQQLSRSPCPRHARTGSAKHPPLAHSSGAAAALHSRFVTKLLNDLFGVQSRGDCACAVRPALLGVGEDLALRIRDAIVKGYHGMKPGWTRFRLDFRPKC